The following proteins are encoded in a genomic region of Hemibagrus wyckioides isolate EC202008001 linkage group LG29, SWU_Hwy_1.0, whole genome shotgun sequence:
- the LOC131349295 gene encoding striatin-like isoform X1 gives MDEHAGPGVFFNNNNNSVLQSGGAGKGAVADGSGAEAGRAHYSIPGILHFLQHEWARFELERAQWELERAELQAQVAFLHGERKGQENLKKDLVRRIKMLEYALKQERAKFHKLKYGTELNQGDMKPPSFDSDEGNEKDAPGSLNSQMWWKQGRQLLRQYLQEVGYMDTILDVKSQRVKALLGLMGDSSRTNQEPLINGTDLAPKGANAGKAELSESSAVLEAFKFIESATAEFSDEDDEEDSDGRERTNVDSRTIVRKKPSSSFSPTADVCDDLDTEDALKDFDFLSTNEDMDTSPESRSAGDGTDWEKDKQRGTSEAWDVDQGLITKLKEQYRKERKGKKGVKRPNRTKLQDMLANLRENEDASPLQSSVSPPSRPNTNRFIEHDSSHTDEVEAITFPPSSGKSFIMGGDDAVDAGELGLGELAGLTIANEADSLAYDIANNKDALRKTWNPKFSLRSHFDAIRGLAFHPTEPVLITASEDHTLKMWNLQKTTPAKKNASLDVEPIYTFRAHRGAVLCVVLNNTGEQCYSGGVDGTIQCWNTPSPNIDPYDSYQRCVLRGALSGHTDAVWGLVHSSAHQRLLSCSADGTVRLWNASNTEPAIAVFNENKELGVPSSVDLVCSEPAYMVTSFTNGKIGLFNMETQQLVQSLESTTESGASCQINKVLSHPTLPITITAQEDRHIKFYDNNTGKPIHSMVAHLDAVTSLAVDPNGLYLMSGSHDCSIRLWNLESKTCIQEFTAHRKKFDESIHDVAFHPSKCYIASAGADSLAKVFV, from the exons GCTCAGGTTGCCTTCCTGCATGGCGAGAGAAAAGGCCAGGAGAACCTGAAGAAGGACCTGGTGAGGAGGATCAAGATGCTGGAGTATGCGCTGAAGCAGGAGAG GGCGAAGTTCCACAAGTTAAAATATGGAACGGAGTTGAATCAAGGTGACATGAAGCCTCCCAGCTTTGACTCCG ATGAAGGGAACGAGAAGGATGCTCCCGGCTCCCTGAACAGTCAGATGTGGTGGAAACAGGGCCGTCAGCTCCTCAGACA gtacctACAGGAGGTGGGTTACATGGACACTATCCTGGACGTGAAGTCTCAGAGAGTGAAGGCtctgctggggctgatgggagaCTCCAGCCGGACCAATCAGGAGCCTCTGATCAACGGCACGGATTTGGCGCCTAAAGGAGCAAACGCAGG GAAAGCAGAGCTGTCGGAGTCGAGTGCTGTGCTCGAGGCGTTTAAGTTTATCGAAAGCGCCACTGCTGAGTTCAgcgatgaggatgatgaagaggacagtGATGGGAGAGAGAGGACCAACGTCGATTCACGAACA ATTGTGAGGAAGAAGCCGTCCTCCTCGTTCTCTCCCACTGCTGATGTGTGTGACGACCTCGACACGGAGGACGCGCTGAAGGACTTTGACTTCTTGTCCACTAATGAGGACATGGACACGTCACCTGAGTCCAGGAGTGCAGGAGACGGTACAGACtggg AGAAGGACAAGCAGCGCGGCACGTCTGAGGCCTGGGACGTGGATCAGGGTCTGATTACCAAACTCAAGGAGCAATACAGAAAGGAGCGCAAAGGCAAAAAGGGGGTGAAGA ggccGAATCGCACTAAGCTGCAGGACATGTTGGCTAATCTGAGGGAGAATGAGGATGCGAGTCCACTTCAGTCGTCCGTCAGTCCTCCGTCTCGTCCCAACACCAACCGCTTCATTGAACACGACAGCAGCCACACCGATGAag TGGAGGCCATCACGTTTCCTCCCTCCTCGGGGAAGTCCTTCATCATGGGCGGAGACGACGCAGTGGACGCGGGTGAGCTGGGTCTGGGAGAACTGGCAGGACTCACCATCGCTAATGAAGCTGACAGCCTCGCTTACGAC ATCGCTAACAATAAAGACGCCCTGCGTAAGACATGGAACCCCAAGTTCTCCCTGCGCAGTCACTTCGACGCCATCCGCGGCCTGGCGTTCCACCCCACCGAGCCGGTTCTCATCACAGCCTCCGAAGATCACACGCTCAAGATGTGGAACCTGCAGAAAACCACGCCCGCTAAAAA aaacgCCTCACTGGATGTGGAACCTATTTATACCTTCAGGGCTCACAG gggcGCGGTGCTGTGTGTGGTGCTAAATAATACAGGAGAGCAGTGCTACAGCGGCGGGGTGGATGGCACCATTCAGTGCTGGAACACCCCAAGCCCTAACATCGACCCCTACGACTCGTACC agcgGTGTGTCCTGCGTGGGGCACTGTCTGGACACACAGATGCGGTCTGGGGTCTGGTACACAGTAGCGCACATCAGCGTCTCCTGTCCTGCTCAGCGGACGGCACGGTGCGGTTATGGAACGCCTCTAACACCGAGCCGGCCATCGCCGTGTTCAACGAGAACAAAG agttgGGCGTGCCTTCATCAGTGGATCTGGTGTGCAGTGAACCCGCCTACATGGTGACGTCCTTCACTAACGGCAAGATCGGACTCTTCAACATGGAGACGCAACAACTAGTACAGAGCCTCGAGTCTACTACTGaatctg GTGCGTCATGTCAGATTAACAAAGTCCTGAGTCACCCGACTCTCCCCATCACCATCACGGCTCAGGAGGACCGCCACATCAAGTTCTACGACAACAACACGG GAAAACCCATCCACTCCATGGTGGCTCATCTGGACGCCGTCACGAGTCTTGCTGTGGATCCGAACGGATTGTATCTGATGTCTGGAA GCCACGACTGCTCCATCCGTCTGTGGAACCTGGAGAGTAAGACGTGTATCCAGGAGTTCACGGCCCACCGCAAGAAGTTCGACGAGTCCATCCACGACGTGGCGTTCCACCCGTCCAAGTGCTACATCGCCAGCGCCGGAGCCGACTCCCTCGCCAAGGTCTTCGTATGA
- the LOC131349295 gene encoding striatin-like isoform X2, with translation MDEHAGPGVFFNNNNNSVLQSGGAGKGAVADGSGAEAGRAHYSIPGILHFLQHEWARFELERAQWELERAELQAQVAFLHGERKGQENLKKDLVRRIKMLEYALKQERAKFHKLKYGTELNQGDMKPPSFDSDEGNEKDAPGSLNSQMWWKQGRQLLRQYLQEVGYMDTILDVKSQRVKALLGLMGDSSRTNQEPLINGTDLAPKGANAGKAELSESSAVLEAFKFIESATAEFSDEDDEEDSDGRERTNVDSRTIVRKKPSSSFSPTADVCDDLDTEDALKDFDFLSTNEDMDTSPESRSAGDGTDWGPNRTKLQDMLANLRENEDASPLQSSVSPPSRPNTNRFIEHDSSHTDEVEAITFPPSSGKSFIMGGDDAVDAGELGLGELAGLTIANEADSLAYDIANNKDALRKTWNPKFSLRSHFDAIRGLAFHPTEPVLITASEDHTLKMWNLQKTTPAKKNASLDVEPIYTFRAHRGAVLCVVLNNTGEQCYSGGVDGTIQCWNTPSPNIDPYDSYQRCVLRGALSGHTDAVWGLVHSSAHQRLLSCSADGTVRLWNASNTEPAIAVFNENKELGVPSSVDLVCSEPAYMVTSFTNGKIGLFNMETQQLVQSLESTTESGASCQINKVLSHPTLPITITAQEDRHIKFYDNNTGKPIHSMVAHLDAVTSLAVDPNGLYLMSGSHDCSIRLWNLESKTCIQEFTAHRKKFDESIHDVAFHPSKCYIASAGADSLAKVFV, from the exons GCTCAGGTTGCCTTCCTGCATGGCGAGAGAAAAGGCCAGGAGAACCTGAAGAAGGACCTGGTGAGGAGGATCAAGATGCTGGAGTATGCGCTGAAGCAGGAGAG GGCGAAGTTCCACAAGTTAAAATATGGAACGGAGTTGAATCAAGGTGACATGAAGCCTCCCAGCTTTGACTCCG ATGAAGGGAACGAGAAGGATGCTCCCGGCTCCCTGAACAGTCAGATGTGGTGGAAACAGGGCCGTCAGCTCCTCAGACA gtacctACAGGAGGTGGGTTACATGGACACTATCCTGGACGTGAAGTCTCAGAGAGTGAAGGCtctgctggggctgatgggagaCTCCAGCCGGACCAATCAGGAGCCTCTGATCAACGGCACGGATTTGGCGCCTAAAGGAGCAAACGCAGG GAAAGCAGAGCTGTCGGAGTCGAGTGCTGTGCTCGAGGCGTTTAAGTTTATCGAAAGCGCCACTGCTGAGTTCAgcgatgaggatgatgaagaggacagtGATGGGAGAGAGAGGACCAACGTCGATTCACGAACA ATTGTGAGGAAGAAGCCGTCCTCCTCGTTCTCTCCCACTGCTGATGTGTGTGACGACCTCGACACGGAGGACGCGCTGAAGGACTTTGACTTCTTGTCCACTAATGAGGACATGGACACGTCACCTGAGTCCAGGAGTGCAGGAGACGGTACAGACtggg ggccGAATCGCACTAAGCTGCAGGACATGTTGGCTAATCTGAGGGAGAATGAGGATGCGAGTCCACTTCAGTCGTCCGTCAGTCCTCCGTCTCGTCCCAACACCAACCGCTTCATTGAACACGACAGCAGCCACACCGATGAag TGGAGGCCATCACGTTTCCTCCCTCCTCGGGGAAGTCCTTCATCATGGGCGGAGACGACGCAGTGGACGCGGGTGAGCTGGGTCTGGGAGAACTGGCAGGACTCACCATCGCTAATGAAGCTGACAGCCTCGCTTACGAC ATCGCTAACAATAAAGACGCCCTGCGTAAGACATGGAACCCCAAGTTCTCCCTGCGCAGTCACTTCGACGCCATCCGCGGCCTGGCGTTCCACCCCACCGAGCCGGTTCTCATCACAGCCTCCGAAGATCACACGCTCAAGATGTGGAACCTGCAGAAAACCACGCCCGCTAAAAA aaacgCCTCACTGGATGTGGAACCTATTTATACCTTCAGGGCTCACAG gggcGCGGTGCTGTGTGTGGTGCTAAATAATACAGGAGAGCAGTGCTACAGCGGCGGGGTGGATGGCACCATTCAGTGCTGGAACACCCCAAGCCCTAACATCGACCCCTACGACTCGTACC agcgGTGTGTCCTGCGTGGGGCACTGTCTGGACACACAGATGCGGTCTGGGGTCTGGTACACAGTAGCGCACATCAGCGTCTCCTGTCCTGCTCAGCGGACGGCACGGTGCGGTTATGGAACGCCTCTAACACCGAGCCGGCCATCGCCGTGTTCAACGAGAACAAAG agttgGGCGTGCCTTCATCAGTGGATCTGGTGTGCAGTGAACCCGCCTACATGGTGACGTCCTTCACTAACGGCAAGATCGGACTCTTCAACATGGAGACGCAACAACTAGTACAGAGCCTCGAGTCTACTACTGaatctg GTGCGTCATGTCAGATTAACAAAGTCCTGAGTCACCCGACTCTCCCCATCACCATCACGGCTCAGGAGGACCGCCACATCAAGTTCTACGACAACAACACGG GAAAACCCATCCACTCCATGGTGGCTCATCTGGACGCCGTCACGAGTCTTGCTGTGGATCCGAACGGATTGTATCTGATGTCTGGAA GCCACGACTGCTCCATCCGTCTGTGGAACCTGGAGAGTAAGACGTGTATCCAGGAGTTCACGGCCCACCGCAAGAAGTTCGACGAGTCCATCCACGACGTGGCGTTCCACCCGTCCAAGTGCTACATCGCCAGCGCCGGAGCCGACTCCCTCGCCAAGGTCTTCGTATGA